Proteins encoded together in one Kitasatospora albolonga window:
- a CDS encoding acyl-CoA dehydrogenase — MQRQIFTEEHDAFRETVRAFLAKEVLPYYEQWEQDGIVSRDAWLAAGRAGLLGLAVPEEYGGGGSTDFRYSAVLAEEFTRAGAPGLAIGLHNDIIGPYLTGLATDEQKRRWLPGFCSGETITAIAMTEPGAGSDLQAIRTTAEDKGDHWLLNGSKTFISNGILADLVIVVAKTTPDGGAKGLSLIVVERGAEGFERGRNLDKIGQKSQDTAELFFNDVRVPKENLLGELDGAFIHLMTNLAQERMGIAVAAIAAAEHLLEITTQYVKEREAFGRPLAKLQHIRFEIAEMATECAVTRAFLDRCIIDHSDGTLDAVHASMAKWWATELQKRTADRCLQLHGGYGYMSEYRVAKAFTDGRIQTIYGGTTEIMKEIIGRSLLA, encoded by the coding sequence GTGCAGCGGCAGATCTTCACCGAGGAGCACGACGCGTTCCGCGAGACCGTCCGGGCCTTCCTGGCCAAGGAGGTGCTCCCGTACTACGAGCAGTGGGAGCAGGACGGCATCGTCTCCCGCGACGCCTGGCTCGCCGCCGGGCGCGCCGGGCTGCTCGGCCTCGCCGTCCCCGAGGAGTACGGGGGCGGCGGCTCCACCGACTTCCGCTACAGCGCGGTCCTGGCCGAGGAGTTCACCCGGGCCGGGGCGCCGGGCCTCGCGATCGGCCTGCACAACGACATCATCGGCCCCTACCTCACCGGCCTCGCCACCGACGAGCAGAAGCGGCGCTGGCTGCCCGGCTTCTGTTCCGGCGAGACCATCACTGCCATCGCCATGACCGAACCGGGCGCCGGCTCCGACCTCCAGGCGATCCGTACGACGGCCGAGGACAAGGGCGACCACTGGCTGCTCAACGGCTCGAAGACCTTCATCTCCAACGGCATCCTGGCCGACCTGGTGATCGTCGTCGCCAAGACCACGCCCGACGGCGGCGCCAAGGGGCTCTCGCTGATCGTCGTCGAGCGCGGGGCCGAAGGGTTCGAGCGGGGCCGCAACCTCGACAAGATCGGCCAGAAGTCGCAGGACACCGCCGAGCTGTTCTTCAACGACGTCCGCGTCCCCAAGGAGAACCTCCTCGGTGAACTCGACGGTGCCTTCATCCACTTGATGACCAACCTGGCCCAGGAGCGCATGGGCATAGCGGTCGCCGCCATCGCCGCCGCCGAACACCTGCTGGAGATCACCACCCAGTACGTCAAGGAGCGCGAGGCGTTCGGCCGCCCGCTGGCCAAGCTCCAGCACATCCGCTTCGAGATCGCCGAGATGGCTACCGAATGCGCGGTCACCCGCGCCTTCCTGGACCGCTGCATCATCGACCACTCGGACGGGACGCTGGACGCCGTCCACGCCTCGATGGCCAAGTGGTGGGCCACCGAACTCCAGAAGCGCACCGCCGACCGCTGCCTCCAACTCCACGGCGGCTACGGCTACATGAGCGAGTACAGGGTCGCCAAGGCGTTCACCGACGGCCGTATCCAGACCATCTACGGCGGCACCACCGAGATCATGAAGGAGATCATCGGCCGCTCGCTGCTCGCCTGA
- a CDS encoding acetyl-CoA acetyltransferase: MSTEAFVYDAIRTPRGRGKANGSLHGTKPIDLVVGLIHEIRNRFPDLDPAAIDDIVLGVVSPLGDQGSDIARIAAIAAGLPDSVAGVQENRFCASGLEAVNLAAAKVRSGWEDLVLAGGVESMSRVPMGSDGGAWAMDPMTSFETGFAPQGIGADLIATIEGFSRRDVDEYAALSQERAAAAWKDGRFARSVVPVRDRNGLLVLDHDEHLRPGTTADSLAGLKPSFAAIGDLGGFDAVALQKYHWIEKIDHVHHAGNSSGIVDGAALVAIGSKEVGERYGLTPRARIVSAAVSGSEPTIMLTGPAPATRKALAKAGLTIDDIDLVEINEAFAGVVLRFVKDMGLSLDKVNVNGGAIALGHPLGATGAMILGTVIDELERRDQRFGLVTLCVGGGMGVATIVERI, encoded by the coding sequence TTGAGTACCGAAGCATTCGTCTACGACGCGATCCGCACCCCGCGCGGCCGGGGCAAGGCCAACGGCTCCCTGCACGGCACCAAGCCGATCGACCTGGTCGTCGGCCTCATCCACGAGATCCGGAACCGCTTCCCGGACCTGGACCCGGCCGCCATCGACGACATCGTCCTCGGCGTGGTCAGCCCGCTCGGGGACCAGGGCTCCGACATCGCCCGGATCGCCGCCATCGCGGCCGGGCTCCCCGATTCCGTGGCCGGGGTCCAGGAGAACCGCTTCTGTGCCTCGGGCCTGGAGGCCGTCAACCTGGCTGCGGCGAAGGTCCGTTCGGGGTGGGAGGACCTCGTGCTGGCCGGGGGCGTCGAGTCGATGTCCCGGGTGCCGATGGGCTCCGACGGCGGGGCCTGGGCGATGGACCCGATGACCAGCTTCGAGACCGGCTTCGCCCCGCAGGGCATCGGCGCCGACCTCATCGCCACCATCGAGGGCTTCAGCCGCCGTGACGTCGACGAGTACGCCGCCCTCTCCCAGGAGCGCGCCGCCGCGGCCTGGAAGGACGGCCGCTTCGCCCGCTCCGTCGTCCCCGTCCGGGACCGTAACGGCCTCCTCGTCCTGGACCACGACGAGCACCTGCGCCCCGGCACCACCGCCGACTCGCTCGCCGGACTCAAGCCCTCCTTCGCCGCCATCGGTGACCTGGGCGGCTTCGACGCGGTGGCGCTGCAGAAGTACCACTGGATCGAGAAGATCGACCACGTCCACCACGCGGGCAACTCCTCCGGCATCGTCGACGGCGCCGCCCTCGTCGCCATCGGCTCGAAGGAGGTCGGGGAGCGCTACGGCCTCACCCCGCGCGCCCGGATCGTCTCCGCCGCCGTCTCCGGCTCCGAGCCCACCATCATGCTCACCGGCCCCGCCCCCGCCACCCGCAAGGCGCTCGCCAAGGCCGGGCTCACCATCGACGACATCGACCTCGTCGAGATCAACGAAGCCTTCGCCGGGGTCGTCCTGCGCTTCGTCAAGGACATGGGACTGAGCCTGGACAAGGTCAACGTCAACGGCGGCGCCATCGCGCTCGGCCACCCCCTCGGCGCGACCGGCGCGATGATCCTCGGCACCGTCATCGATGAACTGGAGCGCCGCGACCAGCGGTTCGGCCTGGTCACCCTCTGCGTCGGCGGCGGCATGGGCGTCGCGACCATCGTCGAACGCATCTGA
- a CDS encoding 3-hydroxyacyl-CoA dehydrogenase, giving the protein MTTESTTIRWEQDETGVVTLVLDDPNQSANTMNQAFKDSIAAIADRAEAEKDSIRGIIYTSAKKTFFAGGDLKDMIKVGPENAQAAFDTGTEIKRSLRRIETLGKPVVAAINGAALGGGYEIALASHHRIALDAPGSRIGLPEVTLGLLPAGGGVTRTVRLMGIADALLKVLLQGTQYTPRRALENGLVHEVAATREEMLEKARAFIDANPESQQPWDVKGYKIPGGTPSNPKFAANLPAFPANLKKQIAGAPMPAPRNILAAAVEGSQVDFETALTIEARYFTELVTGQVSKNMIQAFFFDLQAVNSGANRPKDIPERPVRRVAVLGAGMMGAGIAYSCARAGIDVVLKDVSTEAAAKGKAYSEKLLAKALSRGRTTEAERDELLARITPTGDVADLAGCDAVIEAVFEDTALKHKVFQEIQDVIEPDALLCSNTSTLPITVLAEGVSRPADFIGLHFFSPVDKMPLVEIIKGERTGDEALARAFDLVRRIKKTPIVVNDSRGFFTSRVIGQFINEGVAMVGEGVEPASIEQAAAQSGYPAKVLSLMDELTLTLPRKIRNETKRAVEEAGGTWPGHPSDEVIDRMVDEFGRPGRSGGAGFYDYDEEGRRTGLWPGLREHFTTKADADVPFEDMKERMLFSEALDSVRCLEENVLISVADANIGSIMGIGFPPWTGGVLQYINGYEGGLPGFVARARELAERYGDRFLPPALLLEKAEKGETFHD; this is encoded by the coding sequence ATGACGACCGAGAGCACCACCATCCGCTGGGAACAGGACGAGACCGGCGTCGTCACCCTCGTCCTCGACGACCCCAACCAGTCCGCCAACACGATGAACCAGGCGTTCAAGGACTCCATCGCGGCCATCGCCGACCGCGCCGAGGCCGAGAAGGACTCCATCCGCGGCATCATCTACACCTCCGCCAAAAAGACCTTCTTCGCGGGCGGCGACCTCAAGGACATGATCAAGGTCGGCCCCGAGAACGCCCAGGCCGCCTTCGACACCGGCACCGAGATCAAGCGCTCGCTCCGCCGCATCGAGACCCTCGGCAAGCCCGTCGTCGCCGCCATCAACGGCGCTGCCCTCGGCGGCGGTTACGAGATCGCGCTCGCCTCCCACCACCGGATCGCGCTCGACGCCCCCGGCTCCCGCATCGGCCTCCCCGAGGTCACCCTCGGCCTGCTCCCGGCGGGCGGCGGCGTCACCCGTACCGTACGCCTCATGGGCATCGCCGACGCGCTGCTCAAGGTGCTCCTCCAGGGCACCCAGTACACCCCGCGGCGCGCTCTGGAGAACGGCCTCGTCCACGAAGTCGCCGCCACGCGCGAGGAGATGCTCGAAAAGGCCCGCGCCTTCATCGACGCGAACCCCGAGTCCCAGCAGCCCTGGGACGTCAAGGGGTACAAGATCCCCGGCGGCACTCCGTCGAACCCCAAGTTCGCCGCCAACCTCCCCGCGTTCCCGGCCAACTTGAAGAAGCAGATCGCGGGCGCGCCCATGCCCGCGCCGCGCAACATCCTCGCGGCGGCCGTCGAGGGCTCCCAGGTCGACTTCGAGACCGCCCTGACCATCGAGGCCCGGTACTTCACCGAGCTGGTCACCGGCCAGGTCTCCAAGAACATGATCCAGGCGTTCTTCTTCGACCTCCAGGCCGTCAACTCCGGCGCCAACCGCCCCAAGGACATCCCCGAGCGCCCGGTCCGCAGGGTCGCCGTGCTCGGCGCCGGGATGATGGGCGCGGGCATCGCCTACTCCTGCGCCAGGGCCGGGATCGACGTCGTCCTCAAGGACGTCTCCACCGAGGCCGCCGCCAAGGGCAAGGCATACAGCGAGAAGCTGCTCGCCAAGGCGCTCTCCCGGGGCCGTACGACGGAGGCCGAGCGCGACGAACTGCTGGCCCGGATCACCCCGACCGGTGACGTGGCCGACCTCGCGGGCTGTGACGCGGTGATCGAGGCCGTCTTCGAGGACACCGCCCTCAAGCACAAGGTGTTCCAGGAGATCCAGGACGTCATCGAGCCCGACGCGCTGCTCTGTTCCAACACCTCCACCCTCCCCATCACGGTCCTCGCCGAGGGCGTCTCGCGCCCGGCGGACTTCATCGGCCTGCACTTCTTCTCACCGGTCGACAAGATGCCGCTGGTCGAGATCATCAAGGGCGAGCGCACCGGCGACGAGGCGCTGGCCCGCGCCTTCGACCTCGTACGGCGCATCAAGAAGACGCCGATCGTCGTCAACGACTCGCGCGGCTTCTTCACCTCGCGCGTCATCGGCCAGTTCATCAACGAGGGCGTGGCGATGGTCGGCGAGGGCGTCGAGCCCGCCTCGATCGAGCAGGCCGCCGCCCAGTCCGGCTACCCGGCCAAGGTGCTCTCCCTGATGGACGAGCTGACCCTGACCCTGCCCCGCAAGATCCGCAACGAGACCAAGCGGGCGGTGGAGGAGGCGGGCGGCACCTGGCCCGGCCACCCCTCGGACGAGGTCATCGACCGCATGGTCGACGAGTTCGGGCGGCCGGGGCGCAGCGGGGGAGCGGGCTTCTACGACTACGACGAGGAGGGCAGGCGCACCGGCCTCTGGCCGGGCCTGCGCGAGCACTTCACCACCAAGGCCGACGCGGACGTCCCCTTCGAGGACATGAAGGAGCGGATGCTCTTCTCCGAGGCGCTGGACAGCGTCCGCTGCCTGGAGGAGAACGTCCTCATCTCGGTCGCGGACGCCAACATCGGCTCCATCATGGGCATCGGCTTCCCGCCGTGGACCGGCGGCGTGCTCCAGTACATCAACGGGTACGAGGGCGGCCTGCCCGGATTCGTCGCCCGCGCGCGGGAGTTGGCCGAGCGCTACGGCGACCGGTTCCTGCCGCCCGCGCTGCTGCTGGAGAAGGCGGAGAAGGGCGAGACCTTCCACGACTGA
- a CDS encoding transcriptional regulator, translating into MATGTDEPTLTVDELAARAGVTVRTVRFYSTRGLLPPPVIGPRRVGHYGADHLSRLALIEELQRQGMTLAAIERYLEQLPPDLSAHDLAIHRALVASWAPDTAEDLTRAELEKRAGRALTEPDVDRLAAMGVLVRPEGDGTAYRVDLGLLRLGVELLDVPIAHETILAARTVLLEHTRSAAQEMTRLFRDEVWNPYREREGDPEHVAAMKSLSAHMQPIVVQALVTAFQRSLKEQLRAAFTAE; encoded by the coding sequence ATGGCGACGGGGACCGACGAGCCCACGCTCACGGTGGACGAGCTGGCGGCGCGCGCCGGAGTCACCGTGCGTACCGTGCGGTTCTACAGCACCCGGGGCCTGCTGCCGCCCCCGGTCATCGGGCCGCGCCGGGTCGGGCACTACGGGGCCGACCATCTCTCGCGGCTCGCGCTGATCGAGGAGCTCCAGCGCCAGGGCATGACGCTCGCCGCGATCGAACGGTATCTGGAGCAGCTGCCGCCCGACCTCAGCGCCCACGATCTGGCGATCCACCGCGCCCTGGTGGCGTCCTGGGCGCCGGACACGGCCGAGGACCTGACCCGGGCCGAGCTGGAGAAGCGGGCGGGGCGGGCGCTCACCGAGCCGGATGTGGACCGGCTGGCGGCGATGGGGGTGCTGGTGCGGCCCGAGGGGGACGGCACGGCGTACCGGGTGGATCTCGGGCTGCTGCGGCTCGGCGTGGAGCTGCTGGACGTGCCGATCGCGCACGAGACGATCCTCGCGGCCCGGACCGTCCTGCTGGAGCACACCCGTTCCGCCGCCCAGGAGATGACCCGGCTGTTCCGGGACGAGGTGTGGAATCCGTACCGGGAGCGGGAGGGCGATCCGGAGCATGTGGCCGCGATGAAGTCGCTGTCGGCCCATATGCAACCGATCGTCGTCCAGGCGCTGGTGACGGCCTTTCAGCGGTCGCTCAAGGAGCAGCTGCGGGCCGCGTTCACCGCCGAGTGA
- a CDS encoding cysteine synthase → MTEERSDAWAAEAIRRVGMRGPQTVPTPLRRLPLPGIRGIEVYLKDESAHPTGSMKYRLVRAMFREAIAGGAIEAGTPVIAATSGAVAVAGAHFASLLGLDFTAVVPARTPGEVLARIEGEGGRWQVAERPPAAVQEEARALAERLGGHFLDHFTDAERAVAVCGEPTIADEIFVQLGRERHPVPEWIVTGAGTGATSATVGRHLRRHGHPTRLTVVDPENSAYFPAWASGCGDYTTGMPSRIPGIGRPRTEPGFLPTVIDLMIPVPDAASVAALRWLRTVAGIEAGPATGTNVWGVCHLVARMREAGVRGSVVTLIGDTAGPYLNTHLSPSWVRARGLDPAPYEADIERFFRTGEWPI, encoded by the coding sequence ATGACTGAGGAGCGCTCCGACGCGTGGGCCGCCGAGGCGATTCGGCGGGTGGGCATGCGGGGCCCGCAGACAGTGCCGACACCGCTGCGCAGACTTCCGCTCCCCGGGATTCGGGGCATCGAGGTCTACCTCAAGGACGAGTCCGCGCACCCCACCGGCAGCATGAAGTACCGCTTGGTGCGGGCCATGTTCCGCGAGGCGATCGCGGGCGGCGCCATCGAGGCAGGCACGCCGGTGATCGCGGCGACGAGCGGAGCGGTCGCCGTCGCCGGAGCCCACTTCGCGAGCCTGCTGGGCCTGGACTTCACAGCCGTCGTACCGGCCCGGACGCCCGGGGAAGTCCTGGCCAGGATCGAAGGGGAGGGCGGGCGGTGGCAGGTGGCGGAGCGGCCGCCCGCCGCCGTGCAGGAGGAGGCGAGGGCGCTGGCCGAGCGGCTCGGTGGCCACTTCCTCGACCACTTCACCGACGCGGAGCGGGCGGTGGCCGTGTGCGGTGAACCGACGATCGCCGACGAGATCTTCGTTCAGCTGGGCCGGGAGCGGCATCCGGTACCGGAGTGGATCGTCACCGGCGCCGGAACAGGAGCGACCTCCGCGACGGTCGGACGCCACCTGCGGCGACACGGCCATCCGACCCGGCTGACCGTGGTGGACCCGGAGAACTCCGCCTACTTTCCCGCATGGGCGAGCGGGTGCGGCGACTACACGACCGGGATGCCCTCGCGGATACCCGGCATCGGCCGTCCACGGACCGAACCCGGTTTCCTGCCGACGGTGATCGACCTGATGATTCCGGTACCGGACGCGGCGTCCGTCGCGGCCCTGCGGTGGCTCCGTACGGTTGCCGGGATCGAAGCCGGACCGGCGACCGGTACCAATGTCTGGGGGGTGTGCCACCTGGTGGCACGGATGCGCGAAGCGGGGGTGCGGGGCAGCGTCGTCACCCTCATCGGCGACACCGCCGGTCCGTACCTGAACACCCACCTCAGCCCGTCCTGGGTCCGTGCGCGGGGCCTCGACCCCGCACCGTACGAGGCTGACATCGAGCGTTTCTTCCGCACCGGGGAGTGGCCGATCTGA
- a CDS encoding Appr-1-p processing protein produces the protein MSGITYVRGDATAPQGKGVKVMAHVCNDLGGWGKGFVLAVSRRWPEPEAAYRRWHRERAGNDFGLGAVQFVQVGPHLWVANMIGQRGMRTGSKGVPVRYEAIDAALGTVAVRAGELGASVHMPRIGCGLAGGTWSRMEPIIERRLISAGLPVTVYDHD, from the coding sequence ATGTCGGGGATCACGTATGTACGAGGGGACGCCACGGCCCCGCAGGGCAAGGGCGTCAAGGTGATGGCGCACGTCTGCAACGACCTGGGCGGCTGGGGCAAGGGGTTCGTGCTGGCCGTATCCCGCCGCTGGCCCGAGCCGGAGGCCGCCTACCGCCGCTGGCACCGCGAGCGCGCGGGCAACGACTTCGGCCTGGGCGCGGTGCAGTTCGTCCAGGTCGGACCGCATCTCTGGGTGGCCAACATGATCGGTCAGCGCGGGATGCGTACGGGCAGCAAGGGGGTGCCCGTGCGGTACGAGGCGATCGACGCGGCCCTCGGCACGGTGGCCGTCCGGGCGGGCGAGCTGGGGGCCTCCGTCCATATGCCGCGCATCGGCTGCGGGCTGGCGGGCGGCACGTGGTCGCGCATGGAGCCGATCATCGAGCGGCGGCTGATATCCGCCGGCCTGCCGGTGACGGTGTACGACCACGACTGA
- a CDS encoding peptidase: MHRRFIVPSALAATLVLAIPASAATGTVGAPGIGDPYYPASGNGGYDVSHYDLRLKYEPRTDLLEGTATILATTTQELTRFNLDFGLTVSEVRVNGRKAAFAKSGDQELEVTPADRLAQGKDVSVVVRYAGKPSELKINGWTAWARTPDGGVAAQEPESAVWWYPSNDHPLDKATYDISVSVPDGTQAISNGVLVSQSSRLGWTRFNWRSDKPQATYLSTLAVGKFDITTDRTADGLPVLNAYSKDLGANAGAARASIERTTEVAEWLTEVFGPYPFNALGGYVPNVTSGFALETQTRPFYSPRQFANGANVSVVVHEIAHQWYGNSVSVSGWKDIWINEGFARYSQWLWSEKEGEGTAQELADYVYAQRPANDPFWKVKPGDPGPDKQFDIAVYDRGALALQALRNEVGDETFFTLLKGWPTEKAHSNATVGDFLRYAERVSGKPLATLFDTWLYQPKRPALPAAASAGIAENALSSRAAARVERPASWKKIAATNTIHDHGERDHGGHGHGDRDHGGHDHR; the protein is encoded by the coding sequence GTGCACCGCAGATTCATCGTCCCCAGCGCACTGGCGGCCACCCTTGTGCTGGCGATCCCGGCATCGGCCGCCACCGGCACCGTGGGTGCCCCGGGTATCGGCGACCCCTACTACCCGGCCAGCGGAAACGGCGGCTACGACGTCTCCCACTACGACCTGCGGCTGAAGTACGAGCCGAGGACCGACCTGCTGGAAGGCACGGCGACGATCCTCGCCACCACCACGCAGGAGCTGACCCGCTTCAACCTCGACTTCGGGCTCACCGTCTCCGAGGTGCGGGTCAACGGCAGGAAGGCAGCCTTCGCGAAGAGCGGCGACCAGGAGCTGGAGGTCACTCCGGCGGACCGCCTGGCCCAGGGCAAGGACGTCTCGGTGGTCGTCCGGTACGCCGGGAAGCCCTCCGAGCTGAAGATCAACGGCTGGACCGCCTGGGCCCGGACGCCGGACGGCGGCGTGGCCGCCCAGGAGCCGGAGTCGGCGGTCTGGTGGTACCCGAGCAACGACCATCCGCTCGACAAGGCCACGTACGACATCTCGGTCTCCGTGCCCGACGGCACCCAGGCGATCAGCAACGGGGTCCTCGTCTCGCAGAGTTCCCGGCTCGGCTGGACCCGCTTCAACTGGCGCTCCGACAAACCGCAGGCCACGTACCTCTCGACGCTCGCGGTCGGGAAGTTCGACATCACGACGGACAGGACCGCCGACGGCCTGCCGGTGCTGAACGCGTACAGCAAGGACCTCGGCGCCAACGCGGGCGCCGCGCGTGCCAGCATCGAGCGGACCACCGAGGTCGCGGAGTGGCTGACGGAGGTCTTCGGCCCGTACCCGTTCAACGCGCTCGGCGGCTATGTGCCCAACGTGACGAGCGGGTTCGCCCTGGAGACCCAGACGCGGCCCTTCTACAGCCCCCGGCAGTTCGCGAACGGTGCCAACGTCTCGGTCGTCGTCCATGAGATCGCGCACCAGTGGTACGGCAACAGCGTCTCGGTGAGCGGTTGGAAGGACATCTGGATCAACGAGGGCTTCGCCCGCTACAGCCAGTGGCTCTGGTCGGAGAAGGAGGGCGAGGGCACCGCGCAGGAGCTGGCGGACTACGTCTACGCCCAGCGCCCGGCGAACGACCCGTTCTGGAAGGTGAAGCCGGGCGACCCGGGCCCGGACAAGCAGTTCGACATCGCCGTCTACGACCGGGGCGCGCTGGCGCTCCAGGCGCTGCGCAACGAGGTCGGTGACGAGACGTTCTTCACGCTGCTGAAGGGGTGGCCGACGGAGAAGGCGCACTCCAACGCGACCGTGGGCGACTTCCTGCGGTACGCGGAGCGGGTCTCGGGCAAGCCGCTGGCCACGCTGTTCGACACCTGGCTGTACCAGCCGAAGCGGCCCGCGCTCCCGGCGGCGGCCTCGGCGGGCATCGCGGAGAACGCGCTGTCGTCCCGGGCGGCGGCGCGGGTCGAGCGCCCCGCCTCCTGGAAGAAGATCGCGGCGACGAACACGATCCACGACCACGGGGAGCGGGATCACGGGGGTCATGGCCACGGGGACCGGGATCACGGGGGCCACGACCACCGCTGA
- a CDS encoding carboxypeptidase — translation MTPRITRALRMLSPHPWLGPASGPGRPPSGAPRRGPAVLRRGAAAAVLAALAAPFAIAPAEAAPHPPRTGFETSHGARWTGPGEEQTFLGAVDRGSDRVAVERIGTTKEGRPLQLVRIGKQRPATTTVLLVCSQHGDEPAGREACLTTLRDLAFAQDRATRAFLSRTTVLVLPTANPDGRAADTRGNADGVDVNRDHIALKTAEGRAIAAVVRDERPDVIYDLHEYGATPPYYDKDLFVLWPRNLNVVSPVHGVSRVLSERYVRPAATRDGYSSGHYGIWTDPVTGDPIKQTAGDGQERILRNASGLKHAAGLLIESRIDALSEAEKADRSLNQRRRVDSQRTALGGLFDFTEEQRARLRAATVLSRAAGFADRGPVYLGGADNDPAGPGEILTDPPCGYRLDAAQYAGVKDELALHGVRSHRDGDGAYVPLRQSARNLIPLLLDQRATYPLTYGQANTTC, via the coding sequence ATGACCCCTCGCATCACCCGCGCGCTCCGTATGCTCAGCCCGCACCCCTGGCTCGGACCGGCCTCGGGACCCGGCCGCCCGCCGTCCGGTGCGCCGCGCCGGGGCCCGGCGGTCCTGCGCCGGGGCGCCGCCGCGGCGGTGCTCGCCGCGCTCGCCGCCCCCTTCGCGATCGCACCCGCCGAGGCCGCGCCCCACCCGCCGCGCACCGGGTTCGAGACGAGCCACGGGGCGCGCTGGACCGGGCCGGGGGAGGAGCAGACGTTCCTCGGCGCGGTCGACCGGGGGAGCGACCGGGTCGCCGTCGAACGGATCGGGACCACCAAGGAGGGCCGCCCCCTCCAGCTCGTACGGATCGGAAAGCAGCGCCCCGCCACCACCACCGTCCTCCTGGTGTGCAGTCAGCACGGCGACGAGCCCGCCGGGCGCGAGGCATGTCTGACCACCCTGCGCGACCTGGCCTTCGCCCAGGACCGGGCCACCCGCGCCTTCCTGTCCCGTACGACGGTGCTGGTGCTGCCCACCGCCAACCCGGACGGGCGCGCCGCCGATACCCGGGGCAACGCCGACGGCGTCGACGTCAACCGGGACCACATCGCCCTGAAGACCGCGGAGGGCCGGGCCATCGCGGCCGTCGTCCGCGACGAACGGCCCGATGTGATCTACGACTTGCACGAGTACGGCGCCACGCCCCCGTACTACGACAAGGACCTCTTCGTCCTGTGGCCCCGCAACCTGAACGTGGTGTCCCCCGTCCACGGCGTCTCGCGCGTCCTCTCGGAGCGGTACGTACGCCCCGCCGCGACCCGCGACGGCTACAGCAGCGGCCACTACGGCATCTGGACCGACCCGGTCACCGGCGACCCCATCAAACAGACGGCCGGTGACGGGCAGGAGCGCATCCTGCGCAACGCCTCCGGCCTCAAACACGCGGCCGGCCTCCTCATCGAGTCGCGGATCGACGCGCTGAGCGAGGCGGAGAAGGCCGACCGCTCCCTCAACCAGCGCCGCAGGGTCGACTCCCAGCGGACCGCGCTCGGCGGTCTCTTCGACTTCACCGAGGAGCAGCGCGCCCGCCTCCGGGCGGCCACCGTGCTTTCGCGCGCGGCCGGGTTCGCGGACCGGGGCCCCGTCTACCTGGGCGGCGCCGACAACGACCCGGCCGGGCCCGGCGAGATCCTCACCGACCCGCCGTGCGGCTACCGGCTGGACGCGGCCCAGTACGCCGGGGTGAAGGACGAGCTGGCGCTGCACGGCGTACGGTCCCACCGGGACGGAGATGGCGCATATGTGCCCCTGCGTCAGTCGGCCAGGAACCTGATTCCGCTGCTTCTCGACCAGCGAGCGACATATCCCCTCACATATGGTCAAGCCAACACCACTTGTTGA